A portion of the Ricinus communis isolate WT05 ecotype wild-type chromosome 10, ASM1957865v1, whole genome shotgun sequence genome contains these proteins:
- the LOC8268013 gene encoding pentatricopeptide repeat-containing protein At3g26540: MSASSILNRILSNNTCKTQTKPTKSKALTNTIINHLKANRLQKAVSILFASNSSVPYSLYASLFQLCSSTLSIVEARKIESHLITFNPTPPIFLLNRAIETYGKCECLKDARELFDEMPQRDGGSWNAIIKAYTQCGYAEKALGLFKDMNKEGVFANEITFASVLKSCSDVLDLSLSRQIHGLIVKCGFCGNVILGSALVDVYGKCKVMSEARLMFNEIENCNDVTWNVIVRRYLDVGNEREAVKMFFKMFQTDVRPLNFTFSNALIACSAMRALNEGMQIHAFAIKIKFEEDEAVSSSLSNMYAKCGKLESARMIFDQHGSRDVISWTSMVSAYALSGRTREARELFEKMPEWSVVSWNAMLAGYIRSLQWEEALDFVCLMRRTTEDIDHITLGLLLNVCAGISDVEMGKQAHGFIYRHGFSSCILVGNALLDMYGKCGNLRSARVWFYQMSQSRDNISWNALLTSYARHHQSEQAMMIFGEMQWETKPSTFTFGTLLAACANIFALDQGKEIHGFMIRNGYNLDTVISGALVDMYSKCRCLSYALTVFNRAGSRDVILWNSIILGCCHNGRGKEVLKLFGQMEKEGVKPDHVTFHGVLLACMYEGHVKLAVEYFNSMSDKCCVIPRLEHYECMIELFSRYRCMSRLENFVKGMPFDPTASMLIRVFDACKEHGPSRFRKWVAEQLNKLNPSISSQFQIRDEPNRQVIITKLQIGRN, translated from the coding sequence ATGAGCGCGTCCTCTATACTTAATCGCATTCTTTCTAACAATACCTGCAAAACCCAAACCAAACCCACAAAATCCAAAGCCTTAACCAACACAATCATTAATCATCTCAAAGCCAATCGCCTCCAGAAAGCTGTTTCAATTCTGTTTGCATCCAATTCATCTGTCCCTTATTCTCTATATGCCAGTCTTTTCCAGCTTTGCTCTTCAACTCTTTCAATTGTTGAGGCTCGAAAGATTGAATCTCATTTAATAACGTTTAATCCAACTCCACCAATCTTTCTTTTGAACCGTGCCATAGAGACTTATGGGAAATGTGAGTGCTTGAAGGATGCACGTGAACTGTTCGATGAAATGCCTCAGAGAGATGGTGGGTCTTGGAATGCTATTATTAAAGCTTATACACAATGTGGCTATGCGGAGAAAGCATTGGGCTTGTTTAAGGACATGAATAAGGAAGGAGTTTTTGCAAATGAGATTACTTTTGCTAGTGTTTTGAAGTCTTGTAGTGATGTTTTGGATCTCAGTCTTTCGAGGCAAATTCATGGGCTTATTGTAAAATGTGGGTTTTGTGGAAATGTGATTTTGGGAAGTGCACTTGTTGATGTCTATGGGAAGTGTAAGGTTATGAGTGAAGCTAGGTTGATGTTTAATGAGATTGAGAATTGCAATGATGTTACTTGGAATGTAATTGTTAGGCGGTATCTTGATGTTGGTAATGAAAGAGAAGCAGTGAAAATGTTTTTTAAGATGTTCCAAACAGATGTCAGGcctttaaattttacattttctaATGCCCTTATTGCTTGTTCAGCTATGCGTGCACTCAATGAGGGCATGCAGATTCATGCATTTGCAATTAAGATTAAGTTTGAGGAGGATGAGGCGGTTTCCAGCTCTCTCAGTAACATGTATGCGAAGTGTGGGAAGTTAGAAAGTGCTCGCATGATTTTTGACCAACATGGTTCAAGAGATGTGATATCTTGGACTTCAATGGTGTCAGCTTATGCACTGAGTGGGCGAACGAGAGAAGCAAGAGAACTTTTTGAAAAGATGCCTGAATGGAGTGTGGTCTCGTGGAATGCTATGCTGGCAGGATACATTCGTTCCCTCCAATGGGAAGAGGCCTTagattttgtttgtttgatgCGCAGAACAACTGAAGACATTGACCACATCACTCTAGGTTTACTGTTGAATGTCTGTGCTGGCATTTCAGATGTTGAAATGGGAAAACAGGCTCATGGGTTCATATATAGACATGGTTTCAGTTCCTGCATCCTTGTTGGTAATGCTCTTCTTGATATGTATGGAAAATGTGGGAACTTGAGAAGTGCTAGGGTTTGGTTTTACCAAATGAGTCAATCACGGGATAATATTTCTTGGAATGCTTTGTTGACTAGCTATGCCCGACATCATCAGAGTGAACAAGCTATGATGATTTTCGGGGAGATGCAATGGGAGACAAAACCAAGTACTTTTACATTTGGAACTCTTTTGGCAGCTTGTGCAAATATATTTGCACTTGaccaaggaaaagaaatacatGGGTTCATGATCAGAAATGGCTATAATTTAGATACCGTGATCAGTGGAGCTCTAGTTGACATGTACTCTAAATGTCGTTGCCTTTCATATGCTCTAACAGTCTTTAACAGGGCAGGTTCAAGGGATGTGATTCTTTGGAACTCCATAATTTTGGGCTGTTGTCATAATGGAAGGGGTAAAGAGGTACTTAAATTGTTTGGACAGATGGAGAAGGAAGGAGTTAAGCCAGACCACGTCACCTTTCACGGTGTCTTGCTTGCTTGTATGTATGAGGGTCATGTCAAGTTAGCAGtggaatattttaattctatgaGTGATAAGTGTTGTGTAATACCTAGGTTGGAACACTATGAATGTATGATTGAACTCTTCAGTAGGTATAGGTGCATGAGTCGGCTTGAGAATTTTGTTAAGGGGATGCCATTTGATCCCACTGCCTCCATGCTGATAAGAGTTTTTGATGCATGTAAAGAGCATGGACCCTCGAGGTTCAGAAAATGGGTTGCTGAACAACTTAATAAATTGAATCCTTCAATTTCCTCCCAGTTTCAAATCAGGGATGAACCGAACAGACAAGTCATAATCACcaaattacaaattggaagaaattga
- the LOC8268012 gene encoding GTP-binding protein BRASSINAZOLE INSENSITIVE PALE GREEN 2, chloroplastic: protein MAILLSTTAATKLSLKFLDNHGNRQEKSPTFHSIFTGWSIESKTENKRFSFVNFAIKNKTSIDLKQGSHSKIAPRKGGRDLVLSEGRDEDDKYGSICPGCGIFMQDKDPSLPGYYQKRKLTIESGEVVENEEMGFDDDFEGFEGEEEGFESGIEGKFEKSDGERDDFEEGDEFDWDSDEFEAMFEEDDSLDLDGFTPAGVGYGNITEEIIEKEKKKKEERKVSKAEKKRRAREAKKEKDEVTVCARCHSLRNYGQVKSQTAENLIPDFDFDKLISTRLIKPSSNANATVVIMVVDCVDFDGSFPKLAAMSLFKALEGTKNDPKTSKRLPKLVLVATKVDLLPSQISPARLDKWVRHRARAAGAPKLSGVYLVSSRKDLGVRNLLSFVKELAGPRGNVWVIGAQNAGKSTLINAFAKKEGAKISKLTEAPVPGTTLGILRIGGILSAKAKMYDTPGLLHPYLMSMRLNREEQKMVEIRKELQARTYRAKVGQAVHVGGLLRLDLNQASVETIYITVWASPSVSLHLGKMENANDFWKNHAGVRLQPPVGEDRASELGEWEEREIKVTGTSWDVNHIDIAIAGLGWFSLCLKGEATLTLWIYDGIQITLREPLVLDRASFLERPGFWLPKAISDTIGNQTKVESQKRKKLEQESMESLSEVSA, encoded by the exons atggcaATTTTATTATCTACAACTGCAGCAACCAAGTTAAGCTTGAAGTTTCTCGACAACCATGGCAACCGGCAAGAAAAGTCGCCAACTTTTCACAGTATTTTCACTG GTTGGAGCATAGAGAGCAAGACAGAAAACAAGAGATTTTCATTTGTTAATTTTGCTATTAAGAACAAAACTAGCATTGATTTAAAACAGGGAAGTCATTCTAAAATAGCACCAAGAAAAGGAGGTAGAGACCTAGTATTAAGTGAAGGAAGAGATGAGGATGATAAGTATGGATCCATTTGTCCTGGTTGTGGAATCTTTATGCAAGATAAAGATCCTAGCCTCCCTGGGtattatcaaaaaagaaaacttacaATTGAAAGTGGTGAAGTAGTAGAGAATGAGGAAATGGGATTTGATGATGACTTTGAGGGGTTTGAAGGGGAAGAAGAGGGTTTTGAGAGTGGAATTGAGGGCAAGTTTGAGAAAAGTGATGGGGAAAGAGATGATTTTGAAGAGGGAGATGAGTTTGATTGGGACTCCGATGAATTTGAAGCAATGTTCGAAGAAGATGATAGTTTGGACTTGGATGGTTTTACTCCTGCAGGTGTTGGTTATGGTAACATTACAGAAGAGataatagagaaagaaaagaagaagaaggaagaaaggaAGGTGTCAAAAGCTGAGAAAAAGAGGAGAGCTAGGGAGgccaaaaaggaaaaggatgAGGTTACGGTGTGTGCTCGGTGTCATTCTTTGAGAAATTATGGACAGGTCAAGAGCCAAACTGCCGAAAACTTAATAcctgattttgattttgataaacTGATTTCAACTAGGTTAATTAAACCAAGTAGTAATGCCAATGCTACTGTTGTCATTATGGTCGTTGATTGCGTTGATTTTGATGGCTCGTTTCCTAAATTGGCAGCGATGTCCTTGTTCAAGGCATTGGAAGGAACCAAGAATGACCCAAAAACTAGCAAAAGGTTGCCTAAGCTTGTTCTTGTTGCCACAAAGGTTGATCTCCTCCCATCACAAATTTCACCAGCTAGATTAGATAAATGGGTTAGGCACCGTGCTAGGGCAGCAGGGGCACCCAAgctaagtggggtatatttggttAGTTCCCGTAAGGATTTGGGTGTAAGAAACTTGTTGTCATTTGTCAAGGAATTGGCTGGTCCTCGAGGAAACGTATGGGTTATTGGGGCACAGAATGCAGGCAAATCCACTCTGATTAATGCATTTGCAAAGAAAGAAGGGGCCAAAATTTCAAAGCTCACAGAAGCACCGGTTCCTGGAACAACCCTTGGGATTTTGAGAATTGGAGGGATTTTGTCTGCCAAGGCAAAGATGTATGACACTCCAGGGCTTTTGCACCCTTATCTAATGTCTATGAGATTGAACAGGGAAGAGCAAAAAATGGTTGAAATACGGAAGGAGCTGCAAGCTCGAACATATAGGGCAAAG GTTGGACAGGCTGTGCATGTTGGTGGCTTGCTGCGACTAGACCTCAATCAAGCTTCCGTGGAAACAATTTATATCACAGTTTGGGCATCACCAAGTGTTTCTCTTCACTTGGGGAAGATGGAAAATGCTAACGATTTCTGGAAAAACCATGCTGGTGTTCGCTTGCAG CCTCCAGTGGGTGAAGACAGAGCTTCTGAGTTAGGAGAATGGGAAGAGAGGGAAATCAAAGTGACTGGAACAAGCTGGGATGTGAATCACATTGATATTGCAATAGCTGGCTTAGGCTGGTTTTCTTTGTGTCTCAAAGGTGAAGCAACCCTGACATTGTGGATATATGATGGCATTCAGATCACTTTGAGAGAACCTTTGGTCCTCGACCGAGCATCATTCCTTGAGAGACCTGGTTTCTGGCTACCAAAGGCTATATCTGACACCATTGGAAACCAGACTAAAGTTGAATCACAGAAGAGGAAAAAGCTTGAACAGGAAAGTATGGAATCTCTTTCAGAGGTATCGGCCTGA
- the LOC8268010 gene encoding phosphatidylinositol N-acetylglucosaminyltransferase subunit GPI1 isoform X2 produces MRRKCRIWWPKFLASSELSSRHLLFGWFVSCSSACIDIVVACACDEISLSCCQSNLQEVLSDTNSNMPVFLKDKAVFALLGQAAAYATSTGSMLKFGMEEDNLKKSWTNGISSATSRQDMFRENHGRKRCGCHQLNGLAENSWEASGEDTCWIQLVYDSHEQYGRDSCWLPKLHHIHWNGQVLSQLDVHVIEYETPMYGSHHFSLNSCIQSEQVKAPLKKLKWVDELDRSQPLYFNLDTVILAINSAVAAKTVIEKHMETRRSCACFSIIYACLGFMWHVFAISVASVSTLFYVTLQIFYSFSSRGLKDVEIYNTSARIFCTTWTNIKIRCSQISYWPIFLQDNGLRLRSCVEFAENAALLRHSMWSSLAVDLLLGNLFGLSLLFNAESTCLWLSTFATDFTNELLRSGCVWLMGVPAGFKLNTELAGVLGMISLNAIQIWSTLWIFIGFLAIYFIKGLAVLGILFGATIPAAMIMDIVALATFHVTTLHRAMSLLYSRQIQALAALWRLFRGRKWNPLRQRLDSYDYTVKQHTVGSLLFTPLLLLLPTTSVFYIFFTILNTGITFICVLIEVTISVIHGTPYIKILLWLVRRRRFPSGIWFEIVSCHSGSLEFVYCISPPSDDSQKREGSKKRSSTVVSTLHSNFLSIGQVVSPHYKKIFSGVSSFVTASAYGALTGTRNLL; encoded by the exons atgagaagaaaGTGTAGGATTTGGTGGCCCAAATTCCTTGCTTCAAGTGAATTGTCATCCAGACATTTATTGTTTGGTTGGTTTGTTTCATGCTCTTCTGCTTGTATTGATATTGTTGTAGCTTGTGCTTGCGATGAGATCTCGCTTTCCTGCTGCCAATCTAATCTTCAG GAGGTCCTGTCCGACACAAACAGCAACATGCCTGTATTTCTAAAGGATAAAGCAGTGTTTGCTCTGCTAGGTCAGGCTGCTGCATACGCTACTAGCACTGGAAGTATGTTAAAGTTTGGAATGGAAGAAGATAATTTGAAAAAGTCCTGGACCAATGGCATTTCTTCTGCAACAAGCAGGCAGGATATGTTCAGAGAAAATCATGGAAGAAAAAGATGTGGGTGCCATCAACTTAATGGATTAGCAGAAAACAGTTGGGAAGCTTCTGGTGAAGATACCTGCTGGATCCAGTTGGTATATGATTCTCATGAACAATATGGTAGAGATTCTTGTTGGCTTCCTAAATTGCATCACATTCATTGGAATGGGCAAGTATTATCCCAATTAGATGTCCAC GTAATAGAGTATGAAACTCCCATGTATGGCTCGCACCATTTCTCACTAAATTCTTGTATCCAATCTGAGCAAGTGAAAGCTCCCCTGAAGAAACTCAAATGGGTTGATGAACTTGACAGGAGCCAGCctctttattttaacttg GATACTGTCATTTTGGCAATCAACAGCGCAGTTGCTGCTAAAACAGTTATTGAGAAACACATGGAGACTAGGAGATCCTGTGCTTGTTTTTCGATCATCTATGC GTGTCTTGGCTTTATGTGGCATGTATTTGCCATTTCTGTTGCGTCAGTGTCTACTCTATTCTACGTCACTCTTCAGATTTTTTATAGCTTTTCAAGTAGGGGACTAAAAGATGTAGAGATATATAATACATCAGCAAGGATTTTCTGCACTACATggacaaatattaaaatccgCTGTTCTCAGATCTCATATTGGCCTATTTTTCTTCAAGACAATGGACTTAG ATTGCGTTCATGTGTGGAATTTGCGGAGAATGCTGCATTGCTTAGGCATTCTATGTGGTCAAGTTTAGCTGTTGATCTTCTTTTAGGCAACTTATTTGGCCTATCACTGTTATTTAATGCAGAATCTACTTGCTTATGGCTTTCTACCTTTGCTACTGACTTTACCAATGAGTTGTTGCGCTCAGGGTGTGTGTGGTTAATGGGAGTACCAGCAGGTTTCAAATTGAATACAGAGCTGGCAGGAGTACTTGGCATGATCTCTCTTAATGCAATACAAATTTGGTCTACCCTCTGGATTTTTATTGGTTTTCTTGCAATTTATTTCATCAAAGGACTTGCTGTGTTGGGAATTCTTTTCGGGGCGACTATTCCTGCCGCTATGATCATGGACATAGTTGCTCTAGCAACATTTCATGTGACAACTCTTCACCGTGCTATGTCACTGTTGTACTCACGTCAGATTCAAGCATTAGCTGCTTTGTGGCGTCTTTTCAG GGGCCGGAAGTGGAATCCTCTTCGTCAGCGATTAGATAGCTATGACTACACTGTGAAGCAACATACTGTTGGATCCCTTCTGTTTACAccacttttacttttattaccAACAACCTCTGTTTTCTACATTTTCTTCACCATTTTGAACACAGGCATCACCTTTATTTGTGTATTGATCGAGGTCACTATATCAGTTATTCATGGTACCCCTTATATCAAAATTCTACTTTGGTTGGTGAGACGGAGAAGATTTCCCTCTGGGATATGGTTTGAAATTGTATCTTGTCATAGTGGTTCTCTGGAGTTTGTATATTGTATCAGTCCACCATCTGATGATTCacaaaaaagagaaggaaGCAAAAAGAGATCTAGTACTGTGGTTTCAACTCTCCACAGCAACTTCTTGAGCATCG gACAAGTAGTCTCGCCTCACTACAAGAAGATATTCTCTGGGGTTTCTAGTTTTGTCACTGCATCAGCTTATGGAGCTCTTACTGGCACAAG GAATTTACTTTAA
- the LOC8268010 gene encoding phosphatidylinositol N-acetylglucosaminyltransferase subunit GPI1 isoform X1, with amino-acid sequence MRRKCRIWWPKFLASSELSSRHLLFGWFVSCSSACIDIVVACACDEISLSCCQSNLQEVLSDTNSNMPVFLKDKAVFALLGQAAAYATSTGSMLKFGMEEDNLKKSWTNGISSATSRQDMFRENHGRKRCGCHQLNGLAENSWEASGEDTCWIQLVYDSHEQYGRDSCWLPKLHHIHWNGQVLSQLDVHVIEYETPMYGSHHFSLNSCIQSEQVKAPLKKLKWVDELDRSQPLYFNLDTVILAINSAVAAKTVIEKHMETRRSCACFSIIYACLGFMWHVFAISVASVSTLFYVTLQIFYSFSSRGLKDVEIYNTSARIFCTTWTNIKIRCSQISYWPIFLQDNGLRLRSCVEFAENAALLRHSMWSSLAVDLLLGNLFGLSLLFNAESTCLWLSTFATDFTNELLRSGCVWLMGVPAGFKLNTELAGVLGMISLNAIQIWSTLWIFIGFLAIYFIKGLAVLGILFGATIPAAMIMDIVALATFHVTTLHRAMSLLYSRQIQALAALWRLFRGRKWNPLRQRLDSYDYTVKQHTVGSLLFTPLLLLLPTTSVFYIFFTILNTGITFICVLIEVTISVIHGTPYIKILLWLVRRRRFPSGIWFEIVSCHSGSLEFVYCISPPSDDSQKREGSKKRSSTVVSTLHSNFLSIGQVVSPHYKKIFSGVSSFVTASAYGALTGTRTSSTFGTALPSTMPLMTIPGKEYWCLCYNSVLACMTECDRRPCQ; translated from the exons atgagaagaaaGTGTAGGATTTGGTGGCCCAAATTCCTTGCTTCAAGTGAATTGTCATCCAGACATTTATTGTTTGGTTGGTTTGTTTCATGCTCTTCTGCTTGTATTGATATTGTTGTAGCTTGTGCTTGCGATGAGATCTCGCTTTCCTGCTGCCAATCTAATCTTCAG GAGGTCCTGTCCGACACAAACAGCAACATGCCTGTATTTCTAAAGGATAAAGCAGTGTTTGCTCTGCTAGGTCAGGCTGCTGCATACGCTACTAGCACTGGAAGTATGTTAAAGTTTGGAATGGAAGAAGATAATTTGAAAAAGTCCTGGACCAATGGCATTTCTTCTGCAACAAGCAGGCAGGATATGTTCAGAGAAAATCATGGAAGAAAAAGATGTGGGTGCCATCAACTTAATGGATTAGCAGAAAACAGTTGGGAAGCTTCTGGTGAAGATACCTGCTGGATCCAGTTGGTATATGATTCTCATGAACAATATGGTAGAGATTCTTGTTGGCTTCCTAAATTGCATCACATTCATTGGAATGGGCAAGTATTATCCCAATTAGATGTCCAC GTAATAGAGTATGAAACTCCCATGTATGGCTCGCACCATTTCTCACTAAATTCTTGTATCCAATCTGAGCAAGTGAAAGCTCCCCTGAAGAAACTCAAATGGGTTGATGAACTTGACAGGAGCCAGCctctttattttaacttg GATACTGTCATTTTGGCAATCAACAGCGCAGTTGCTGCTAAAACAGTTATTGAGAAACACATGGAGACTAGGAGATCCTGTGCTTGTTTTTCGATCATCTATGC GTGTCTTGGCTTTATGTGGCATGTATTTGCCATTTCTGTTGCGTCAGTGTCTACTCTATTCTACGTCACTCTTCAGATTTTTTATAGCTTTTCAAGTAGGGGACTAAAAGATGTAGAGATATATAATACATCAGCAAGGATTTTCTGCACTACATggacaaatattaaaatccgCTGTTCTCAGATCTCATATTGGCCTATTTTTCTTCAAGACAATGGACTTAG ATTGCGTTCATGTGTGGAATTTGCGGAGAATGCTGCATTGCTTAGGCATTCTATGTGGTCAAGTTTAGCTGTTGATCTTCTTTTAGGCAACTTATTTGGCCTATCACTGTTATTTAATGCAGAATCTACTTGCTTATGGCTTTCTACCTTTGCTACTGACTTTACCAATGAGTTGTTGCGCTCAGGGTGTGTGTGGTTAATGGGAGTACCAGCAGGTTTCAAATTGAATACAGAGCTGGCAGGAGTACTTGGCATGATCTCTCTTAATGCAATACAAATTTGGTCTACCCTCTGGATTTTTATTGGTTTTCTTGCAATTTATTTCATCAAAGGACTTGCTGTGTTGGGAATTCTTTTCGGGGCGACTATTCCTGCCGCTATGATCATGGACATAGTTGCTCTAGCAACATTTCATGTGACAACTCTTCACCGTGCTATGTCACTGTTGTACTCACGTCAGATTCAAGCATTAGCTGCTTTGTGGCGTCTTTTCAG GGGCCGGAAGTGGAATCCTCTTCGTCAGCGATTAGATAGCTATGACTACACTGTGAAGCAACATACTGTTGGATCCCTTCTGTTTACAccacttttacttttattaccAACAACCTCTGTTTTCTACATTTTCTTCACCATTTTGAACACAGGCATCACCTTTATTTGTGTATTGATCGAGGTCACTATATCAGTTATTCATGGTACCCCTTATATCAAAATTCTACTTTGGTTGGTGAGACGGAGAAGATTTCCCTCTGGGATATGGTTTGAAATTGTATCTTGTCATAGTGGTTCTCTGGAGTTTGTATATTGTATCAGTCCACCATCTGATGATTCacaaaaaagagaaggaaGCAAAAAGAGATCTAGTACTGTGGTTTCAACTCTCCACAGCAACTTCTTGAGCATCG gACAAGTAGTCTCGCCTCACTACAAGAAGATATTCTCTGGGGTTTCTAGTTTTGTCACTGCATCAGCTTATGGAGCTCTTACTGGCACAAG AACATCATCCACTTTTGGGACGGCACTTCCTTCAACAATGCCATTAATGACTATCCCCGGCAAAGAGTATTGGTGCCTCTGCTATAATTCAGTTCTTGCGTGCATGACAGAATGTGATCGTCGCCCTTGTCAATGA
- the LOC8268009 gene encoding protein GAST1: MMMMMRKASFAMFVLALMLLFILESHASTSEAPAPQPQQNSSLPKYGSTQGSLQPQDCGPQCTRRCSKTQYHKPCMFFCQKCCAKCLCVPSGTYGNKQTCPCYNNWKTKRGGPKCP, encoded by the exons atgatgatgatgatgaggaaGGCAAGCTTTGCCATGTTTGTTCTTGCTTTGATGCTTCTTTTTATACTAGAGAGCCAT GCTTCTACCAGTGAAGCTCCAGCTCCACAACCACAACAAAATAGCAGCCTTCCCAAG TATGGCTCTACTCAAGGCAGCCTTCAACCTCAAG ATTGTGGACCACAGTGCACCAGAAGATGCTCAAAGACACAGTACCATAAGCCATGCATGTTCTTCTGCCAAAAGTGTTGTGCTAAGTGCTTGTGTGTACCTTCTGGAACTTATGGGAATAAGCAAACTTGCCCTTGTTATAATAACTGGAAGACCAAGAGAGGAGGTCCCAAATGTCCTTGA
- the LOC8268011 gene encoding protein EARLY RESPONSIVE TO DEHYDRATION 15, producing MALVSGGRSTLNPDAPLFIPAAYRQVEDFSPEWWQLVTNSTWYRDYWLSQHQDEDGFYDNAEDDEGFDGNDVVDLLPETFDLDAGEYFSSLEAQFHEFVDSYETEVDGLEGAAAPKKDVTVSAAAAAKNVSLKCSP from the exons ATGGCACTAGTTTCAGGAGGAAGGTCGACATTAAACCCTGATGCCCCTCTTTTTATCCCTGCTGCTTACCGTCAAGTGGAGGATTTCTCCCCTGAATGGTGGCAATTGGTTACCAATTCAACATGGTACCGAGATTACTGGCTCAGTCAGCATCAGGATGAGGATGGTTTTTATGACAATGCTGAGGATGATGAAGGCTTTGATGGCAATGATGTAGTTGATTTACTACCTGAGACATTTGATCTAGACGCCGGTGAATATTTCTCGAGTTTGGAAGCTCAATTTCATGAGTTTGTGGATTCTTATGAAACTGAAGTGGATG GGTTGGAAGGAGCTGCAGCACCAAAGAAGGATGTAACAGtatcagcagcagcagcagcgaAGAATGTTAGTCTGAAATGCAGCCCTTGA